Proteins from a genomic interval of Caldicellulosiruptor diazotrophicus:
- the lipA gene encoding lipoyl synthase: MSYLKKPDWLKIRVKADQKIDDVIEILKMFSLHTVCEEAQCPNIYECFSKKTATFLIMGDVCTRNCTFCDVKKGKPVKLNSDEPKMVANAVGALGLKYVVITSVTRDDLPDGGAFHFAECIRSIKGKSPHTKIEVLIPDFKGSFESVSKVVEASPDVVAHNIETIERLYPCVRPLASYKRSLDVLRMVKEIDKNIFTKSGIMVGLGETKDEVKKALEDLRKAECDFVTIGQYLSPSKNHHPVVEFVHPDVFEEYKEFAISIGFKFVMSGPLVRSSYMAENAKDIIENIRKI; the protein is encoded by the coding sequence ATGAGCTATCTAAAAAAGCCTGATTGGCTTAAGATAAGAGTAAAGGCAGATCAAAAAATAGATGATGTCATAGAAATTTTAAAAATGTTTTCTCTTCACACGGTGTGTGAAGAAGCTCAGTGTCCAAACATTTATGAGTGCTTTTCAAAAAAAACTGCTACTTTTTTGATTATGGGAGATGTATGCACAAGAAACTGCACATTTTGTGATGTCAAGAAAGGGAAACCTGTGAAGTTAAATAGTGATGAGCCTAAGATGGTTGCAAATGCTGTAGGTGCATTGGGACTAAAGTATGTTGTTATAACCTCTGTTACAAGGGATGATTTGCCAGATGGAGGAGCTTTTCACTTTGCAGAGTGCATAAGAAGCATAAAAGGAAAAAGCCCACACACAAAGATTGAGGTTCTAATTCCTGACTTTAAAGGTAGTTTTGAATCAGTTTCAAAGGTTGTAGAAGCTTCACCTGATGTTGTTGCACACAACATAGAGACCATCGAAAGGTTATATCCCTGCGTAAGACCTTTGGCAAGTTATAAAAGGTCGCTTGATGTCTTGAGGATGGTAAAAGAGATTGATAAGAATATATTTACAAAATCGGGTATCATGGTTGGACTTGGTGAGACAAAAGATGAAGTTAAAAAGGCGCTTGAAGACTTAAGGAAAGCAGAGTGTGATTTTGTAACAATAGGACAATACCTATCCCCTTCCAAGAATCACCATCCTGTTGTTGAGTTTGTTCATCCAGATGTCTTTGAAGAGTACAAAGAATTTGCAATTTCAATTGGATTTAAGTTTGTTATGTCAGGTCCTCTTGTGAGAAGTTCATATATGGCAGAGAATGCAAAAGATATAATTGAAAATATACGCAAAATATAA
- a CDS encoding zinc-binding dehydrogenase gives MKTKAVRLYGKNDLRLEEFELPPIREDEILAKVISDSLCMSSYKAAIQGSDHKRVPKDIDKNPVIIGHEFCGQIVEVGKKWQDKFKPGDKFTVQPALNLKDNPYAAPGYSFQYIGGDATYIIIPNEVMEQNCLLKYEGDAFFYGSLAEPMSCIIGAFHASYHTQQGKYIHIMGTLENGFMAILAGAGPMGLGAIDYAVHGPKPPKLLVVTDINQERLDRAASIYTQEDAKKHGVDLYYVNTANIDDVENYLLSFTDGRGFDDVFVFAPVRELVELADKILARDGCLNFFAGPSDPNFSALLNFYNVHYNSTHVVGTSGGNTDDMIEALDLMAKGIVNPAAMITHIGGLNCVAQTTLNLPKIPGGKKLIYTNIELELVAIEDFKEKGKENPLFAELAKIVERNNGLWCKEAEDFLLENAKKI, from the coding sequence ATGAAGACAAAAGCTGTGAGATTATATGGCAAAAACGATTTGAGACTTGAAGAATTTGAACTTCCACCAATAAGAGAAGATGAAATCCTGGCAAAAGTAATTTCTGATAGTCTTTGTATGTCTTCTTATAAGGCAGCAATTCAAGGAAGTGACCACAAAAGAGTACCAAAAGACATAGATAAAAACCCTGTTATAATAGGTCATGAATTTTGTGGGCAGATAGTAGAGGTAGGTAAAAAGTGGCAGGATAAATTCAAGCCAGGTGACAAATTCACGGTTCAGCCTGCGCTGAATCTCAAAGACAATCCATATGCAGCGCCAGGCTATTCGTTTCAGTACATTGGTGGTGATGCAACATACATCATTATTCCCAATGAGGTGATGGAACAAAACTGTCTTTTAAAATATGAGGGTGATGCTTTTTTTTACGGCTCACTCGCAGAGCCAATGTCGTGCATTATTGGTGCATTTCATGCAAGCTATCACACACAGCAAGGCAAGTATATACACATAATGGGTACATTGGAAAATGGTTTTATGGCAATCTTAGCAGGTGCTGGTCCAATGGGCCTTGGTGCTATTGACTATGCTGTGCACGGCCCTAAACCACCAAAGCTGCTTGTTGTGACAGATATAAACCAGGAAAGGTTAGATAGAGCAGCCTCAATATATACTCAAGAAGATGCTAAAAAGCATGGTGTTGACCTTTATTATGTCAATACTGCCAATATAGATGATGTTGAGAATTATCTTCTTTCATTTACTGATGGCAGAGGCTTTGACGATGTTTTTGTCTTTGCTCCAGTCAGAGAACTTGTTGAACTTGCAGATAAAATTCTTGCAAGAGATGGGTGCCTAAACTTTTTTGCAGGACCGAGCGACCCCAATTTTTCAGCACTTTTGAACTTTTACAATGTCCATTACAACTCAACGCACGTTGTTGGAACAAGTGGTGGCAATACCGATGACATGATTGAAGCGCTTGATTTGATGGCAAAAGGTATCGTCAACCCCGCTGCAATGATTACTCATATTGGAGGGCTCAATTGTGTAGCGCAAACAACTCTAAATCTTCCCAAAATCCCTGGCGGAAAAAAGCTTATATACACAAACATAGAGCTTGAACTTGTGGCAATAGAAGATTTCAAAGAAAAAGGCAAAGAAAATCCTCTTTTTGCAGAGCTTGCAAAGATTGTTGAAAGAAATAATGGTCTTTGGTGCAAAGAGGCAGAAGATTTTCTTTTAGAGAATGCTAAAAAGATTTGA
- the lipB gene encoding lipoyl(octanoyl) transferase LipB, with the protein MCINVCYLEKVDYQESLSIQESIWSLRVEKKIGDTLLLLEHPPVITIGRRGSRNNILVSEEFLEKMDVEVFEVSRGGDVTYHGPGQLVGYPIFDLALTDRDIKKFVYLLEEVFIRLLKDQYDVEAHRDEDKYTGVWVGNDKIVAIGIAVKKWVTMHGFAFNVNTDLEHFSWIVPCGLKDRGVTSLERLIGSTIRFEDVVDKVQTYFGKVFGRSLNILDKEELFNLLKIQTQEGMER; encoded by the coding sequence GTGTGTATAAATGTTTGTTATTTAGAAAAGGTAGACTATCAGGAATCTCTTTCAATTCAAGAGAGCATTTGGTCTTTGAGGGTTGAAAAGAAGATTGGTGACACACTGCTGTTGCTTGAACATCCACCTGTTATCACAATAGGAAGACGTGGCAGTAGGAATAACATACTTGTGTCAGAGGAATTTTTAGAGAAAATGGATGTCGAGGTGTTTGAGGTAAGCCGTGGTGGGGATGTGACATACCACGGTCCTGGTCAGCTTGTAGGATACCCAATTTTTGATTTGGCTTTGACAGATAGAGATATAAAAAAGTTTGTGTATCTTTTAGAAGAGGTTTTTATAAGGCTTTTAAAAGACCAATATGATGTTGAAGCGCACAGGGATGAAGATAAATACACGGGTGTTTGGGTTGGCAATGACAAGATAGTTGCTATAGGTATAGCAGTTAAAAAGTGGGTGACCATGCACGGGTTTGCTTTCAATGTAAATACAGATCTTGAACACTTTTCATGGATTGTTCCGTGCGGACTGAAAGATAGAGGTGTTACATCCTTAGAAAGACTGATTGGAAGCACAATTCGGTTTGAAGATGTGGTTGATAAGGTTCAGACTTATTTTGGAAAGGTTTTCGGCAGGAGTTTAAATATCTTGGACAAAGAAGAGCTTTTCAATTTGCTAAAAATTCAAACACAAGAAGGTATGGAAAGATGA